A stretch of Gemmobacter fulvus DNA encodes these proteins:
- a CDS encoding sulfotransferase family 2 domain-containing protein, whose product MLLPNRHFSPFKLFLDRNSHTALMLNPKVLTTFTRALLTEGYRDHLGHADPSDGRWSFLSVPRRFPMAPLHHYLGFLRDPAAYALFGFVRNPYGRLTSAWKNKFLDGHHRSPDGSDAAYARSMRKHELPPLRAFARKQGLPGGTPNTLVPFETFLRYIAAQPEGRRDHHWESQSVVLMCDRLRYSRIFRIETELEEGFLTLGRRLGFPDPWVSARMDRRTNPSKRQAATYTPELAALAQSLIAQDLDRFGYDPESWRDY is encoded by the coding sequence ATGCTTCTGCCCAACCGCCATTTCAGCCCGTTCAAACTGTTCCTTGACCGGAACAGCCATACCGCGCTGATGCTGAATCCGAAGGTGTTGACCACCTTCACCCGTGCCCTGCTGACCGAAGGCTACCGTGATCATCTGGGCCATGCCGATCCGTCGGATGGGCGCTGGTCGTTCCTGTCGGTGCCGCGCCGGTTTCCGATGGCGCCGCTGCATCATTATCTTGGCTTCCTGCGTGATCCCGCCGCCTATGCGCTGTTTGGTTTTGTGCGCAATCCCTATGGGCGGCTGACCTCGGCCTGGAAGAACAAGTTTCTGGACGGCCATCACCGTAGCCCGGATGGCAGCGATGCAGCCTATGCCCGCTCCATGCGCAAACACGAATTGCCGCCGCTGCGCGCCTTTGCCCGCAAGCAGGGCCTGCCAGGCGGCACCCCGAACACGCTGGTGCCGTTTGAAACTTTTCTGCGCTATATCGCCGCCCAGCCCGAGGGCCGCCGCGATCATCACTGGGAAAGCCAGTCCGTTGTGCTGATGTGCGACCGCCTGCGCTACAGCCGCATCTTCCGCATTGAGACAGAGCTGGAGGAAGGGTTTCTGACCCTTGGCCGCAGGCTCGGCTTTCCTGACCCTTGGGTCTCGGCGCGGATGGATCGGCGCACCAACCCCAGCAAACGACAGGCCGCGACCTATACGCCAGAGCTTGCTGCACTGGCGCAAAGCCTGATTGCGCAGGATCTGGACCGCTTTGGCTATGATCCCGAAAGCTGGCGCGACTACTGA
- a CDS encoding aldehyde dehydrogenase family protein → MLIKRDFYINGAWVAPLAPRDCEVIDPSTEEPCAVISLGSEADCDRAVAAAKTAFESWSVTPPETRRAYVEAILAQYEARAEEMAQAISIEMGAPIKLARESQAPCLPWHLKNFLTAFDQIEWVRPLGPHAPNDRIALEPIGVVGLITPWNWPMNQVTLKVIPALLAGCTCVLKPSEESPLSSMLFAEFVHDAGVPPGVFNLVNGDGMGVGSRLSAHPDVEMISFTGSTRAGRAISKAAAETLKRVTLELGGKGANLVFADADDRAVERGVRHMMNNSGQSCNAPSRMLVERPYYDRAVEIAAEVAASIPVGPAAEEGKHIGPVVNKRQWEQIQSYIQKGIEEGARLVAGGLGRPEHLNRGFYVKPTVFADVTPGMTIEREEIFGPVLSILPFDTEDDAVRIANDTPYGLTNYVQSSDGARRNRLARKLRSGMVEMNGKARAAGSPFGGVKASGRAREGGHWGIEEFLEAKAISGWDSDAE, encoded by the coding sequence ATGCTGATCAAACGCGATTTCTATATCAACGGCGCTTGGGTGGCACCGCTCGCCCCGCGCGATTGCGAGGTGATTGATCCGTCAACCGAAGAGCCCTGCGCCGTCATCTCGCTCGGCAGCGAGGCGGATTGCGACCGGGCCGTTGCTGCCGCCAAGACAGCCTTCGAGAGCTGGTCGGTGACGCCACCCGAAACCCGTCGCGCCTATGTCGAGGCGATCCTTGCACAATATGAAGCCCGCGCCGAAGAAATGGCGCAGGCCATTTCCATCGAAATGGGCGCGCCGATCAAACTGGCGCGCGAAAGTCAGGCGCCCTGCCTGCCCTGGCACCTGAAAAACTTCCTGACCGCGTTTGATCAGATCGAATGGGTGCGCCCGCTTGGCCCCCATGCGCCGAATGACCGGATCGCGCTGGAACCGATCGGCGTTGTCGGCCTGATCACGCCGTGGAACTGGCCGATGAATCAGGTCACGCTCAAGGTGATCCCGGCGCTGCTGGCAGGCTGCACCTGCGTGCTGAAACCATCGGAGGAAAGCCCGCTGTCCTCGATGCTGTTCGCGGAATTCGTGCATGACGCGGGCGTGCCGCCGGGCGTGTTCAACCTGGTGAATGGCGATGGCATGGGCGTGGGCAGCCGCCTGTCGGCGCACCCGGATGTGGAGATGATCAGCTTCACCGGCTCGACCCGCGCCGGCCGGGCCATTTCCAAGGCTGCCGCCGAAACCCTGAAACGGGTCACGCTGGAGTTGGGCGGCAAAGGCGCCAATCTGGTGTTTGCCGATGCCGATGACCGCGCGGTGGAACGTGGCGTGCGGCATATGATGAACAACTCCGGCCAAAGCTGCAACGCGCCGTCGCGGATGCTGGTAGAGCGGCCCTATTACGACCGGGCGGTGGAAATCGCCGCCGAGGTTGCGGCCTCGATCCCGGTCGGCCCTGCCGCCGAAGAGGGCAAGCATATCGGCCCGGTGGTGAACAAACGCCAGTGGGAGCAGATCCAGTCCTACATCCAGAAGGGCATCGAAGAAGGTGCGCGGCTGGTGGCGGGGGGCCTTGGCCGCCCCGAGCATCTGAACCGGGGTTTTTACGTCAAACCCACGGTTTTTGCCGATGTGACCCCGGGCATGACCATCGAACGCGAAGAGATCTTCGGGCCGGTGCTGTCGATCCTGCCCTTTGACACCGAAGACGACGCCGTGCGCATCGCCAATGATACGCCCTATGGCCTGACCAACTATGTGCAAAGCAGCGATGGTGCCCGCCGCAACCGGCTGGCGCGCAAGCTGCGCTCGGGCATGGTGGAAATGAACGGCAAGGCGCGTGCTGCCGGATCGCCGTTCGGCGGGGTCAAGGCTTCGGGCCGGGCGCGGGAAGGCGGCCATTGGGGGATTGAAGAATTCCTCGAGGCCAAGGCGATCTCGGGCTGGGACAGCGACGCAGAGTGA
- a CDS encoding sugar phosphate isomerase/epimerase family protein: MRDFTTDHSALALNTASLGHNLEGHGAGWSPERVIDACAERGFGGIVFWRREIGSRAAQIGARALAAGVPVVGLCRAPFLVGPLAPAGRAAVMDEFQAAIDMTADLQAPVLTIVVGGVEPGSKGVTESLKRVTERVAEAAPYAAARGVKLALEPLNPVYAGNRSCLTTTRDALDICDAIAAPNLGVAIDVYHVWWDCDLPRQLARAGQRIFGYHLCDWLAETADVLLDRGMMGDGVADLRAIRAGVEGAGYAGPCEVEVFSAQNWWRRDPAEVLDTMVARFRSLC; this comes from the coding sequence ATGCGGGACTTCACGACTGACCACTCGGCCCTGGCGCTCAATACCGCAAGCTTGGGCCACAATCTTGAGGGGCATGGGGCCGGGTGGTCGCCCGAACGTGTGATAGACGCCTGTGCCGAACGCGGCTTTGGCGGGATCGTGTTCTGGCGGCGTGAGATCGGCAGCCGTGCGGCGCAGATCGGCGCGCGGGCGCTGGCGGCAGGTGTGCCGGTGGTCGGCCTCTGCCGCGCCCCGTTTCTGGTGGGGCCGCTTGCCCCGGCAGGGCGCGCTGCCGTTATGGATGAGTTTCAGGCCGCCATCGACATGACGGCCGATTTGCAGGCCCCGGTGCTGACCATCGTTGTCGGCGGGGTGGAGCCGGGCAGCAAGGGCGTGACCGAGAGCCTGAAACGCGTGACCGAGCGTGTGGCCGAAGCTGCGCCCTATGCCGCCGCGCGCGGGGTGAAGCTGGCGCTGGAGCCGCTCAACCCCGTCTATGCGGGCAACCGCTCTTGCCTGACCACCACCCGCGATGCGCTGGACATCTGCGATGCCATCGCCGCGCCCAATCTGGGGGTGGCGATTGATGTCTATCATGTGTGGTGGGATTGCGATCTGCCACGCCAGCTTGCCCGCGCCGGGCAGCGGATCTTCGGCTATCACCTTTGCGACTGGCTGGCCGAGACCGCGGATGTGCTGCTGGACCGGGGCATGATGGGCGATGGCGTGGCCGATCTGCGCGCCATTCGCGCCGGGGTCGAGGGCGCGGGTTATGCCGGGCCCTGCGAGGTCGAGGTGTTTTCGGCGCAGAACTGGTGGCGGCGTGATCCGGCAGAGGTCTTGGACACGATGGTGGCGCGGTTTCGCAGCCTGTGCTGA
- a CDS encoding dihydrodipicolinate synthase family protein, protein MKIALPDTQGRLVDYTLSGKMVPEAVLGPDPARIVYSAAHVVADPFAAADPSGRAAVDWDRTLAFRRHLAGLGLGIAEAMDTAQRGMGLDWPGALELIRRTRAELPDALIANGCGTDHLAAGQAHSLEDVRRAYLTQVEAIQALGGRIILMASRALVPAARGPGDYIRLYADVLAACDQPVILHWLGEMFDPALAGYWGAETFDQALETVLQIITENVTKVDGIKISLLDKDKEIVLRRRLPAGVKMYTGDDFNYPELIEGDAQGHSHALLGIFDPLAPAAAYAVAQLGQGDRAGFRATLDPTVPLARLIFRAPTQYYKTGVVFLAWLNGFQDHFIMLNGAQAMRPLPYFTEVFRSADGCGLLRDPDMAVTRMKRLLVLYGV, encoded by the coding sequence ATGAAAATCGCGCTTCCCGATACGCAAGGCCGTCTGGTCGATTACACCCTCTCCGGCAAGATGGTGCCCGAGGCCGTGCTGGGGCCAGATCCGGCGCGGATCGTCTATTCCGCTGCGCATGTAGTGGCAGACCCCTTCGCCGCCGCCGATCCTTCGGGCCGGGCGGCGGTCGATTGGGACCGGACGCTGGCCTTCCGCCGCCATCTGGCGGGGCTGGGGCTTGGCATTGCCGAGGCGATGGATACGGCGCAACGCGGCATGGGGCTGGATTGGCCCGGCGCGCTGGAACTGATCCGCCGCACCCGTGCAGAGCTGCCGGATGCCCTGATTGCCAATGGCTGTGGCACGGATCATCTGGCGGCAGGGCAGGCGCACAGTCTGGAAGATGTGCGCCGGGCCTATCTGACGCAGGTGGAGGCGATACAGGCGCTGGGCGGGCGCATCATCCTGATGGCGTCGCGCGCGCTGGTCCCGGCCGCCCGTGGCCCCGGCGATTACATCCGCCTTTATGCCGATGTGCTGGCCGCCTGCGATCAGCCGGTGATCCTGCATTGGCTGGGCGAGATGTTCGATCCGGCCCTCGCGGGATACTGGGGGGCCGAAACCTTCGATCAGGCGCTGGAGACGGTGCTTCAGATCATCACCGAAAACGTCACCAAGGTGGATGGCATCAAGATCTCGTTGCTGGACAAGGACAAGGAGATCGTGCTGCGCCGTCGCCTGCCTGCGGGCGTGAAGATGTATACCGGCGATGACTTCAACTATCCCGAGTTGATCGAGGGTGATGCGCAGGGCCATTCCCATGCCTTGCTCGGTATCTTCGACCCGCTGGCCCCGGCGGCGGCCTATGCGGTGGCGCAACTGGGGCAGGGGGATCGGGCGGGCTTTCGCGCCACGCTGGATCCCACGGTGCCGCTGGCCCGGCTGATCTTCCGGGCGCCGACGCAATATTACAAGACGGGTGTGGTGTTTCTGGCCTGGCTCAATGGCTTTCAGGATCACTTCATCATGCTGAACGGTGCGCAAGCGATGCGCCCCTTGCCCTATTTCACCGAGGTGTTCCGCAGTGCCGACGGGTGCGGCCTGCTGCGTGACCCCGACATGGCGGTGACACGGATGAAGCGCCTGCTGGTCCTTTACGGGGTCTGA
- a CDS encoding 3-ketoacyl-ACP reductase, which produces MSGADARPVALVTGSSRGIGLAAAEALAREGFAIAVNGPAEDVELQAAVARIAALGVPVVAAAFDVTDISAHDRHLAGIEAALGPLTTLVNNAGVGVMQRGDLLEVSEESWDRCQAVNSKAVFFLSQAFARRLLARERSELFHAIVNVTSSNAVAVAVQRAEYCASKAAAAMVSKALAVRLGPEDIAVYDVQPGLIATDMTAPVIEAYARRAADGLTLFPRVGQPEDMGRIIASLASGRFPYTTGQVISADAGMLVPRF; this is translated from the coding sequence ATGAGCGGGGCGGATGCAAGACCAGTGGCGCTGGTCACCGGATCGTCACGCGGCATAGGCCTTGCCGCCGCCGAGGCACTGGCCCGCGAAGGCTTTGCCATCGCGGTGAATGGCCCGGCAGAGGATGTCGAGTTGCAGGCCGCCGTGGCGCGGATTGCGGCGCTGGGCGTGCCGGTTGTGGCAGCGGCCTTTGATGTGACCGATATATCCGCCCATGACCGGCATCTGGCCGGGATCGAGGCGGCGCTGGGGCCGCTGACCACGCTGGTCAACAATGCCGGTGTCGGCGTGATGCAGCGCGGCGATTTGCTGGAGGTCAGCGAAGAAAGCTGGGATCGCTGTCAGGCGGTGAACAGCAAGGCGGTGTTTTTCCTCAGCCAAGCCTTTGCGCGGCGGTTGCTGGCGCGCGAAAGGTCGGAGCTGTTTCATGCGATTGTCAATGTCACCTCGTCCAATGCGGTGGCCGTGGCGGTGCAGCGCGCGGAATATTGTGCCTCCAAGGCTGCGGCGGCCATGGTGTCAAAGGCGCTGGCCGTGCGTCTGGGGCCAGAGGATATCGCCGTTTACGATGTGCAGCCGGGCCTGATCGCCACCGATATGACCGCGCCGGTGATCGAGGCCTATGCAAGGCGTGCCGCCGACGGGTTAACGCTCTTCCCCCGCGTCGGCCAGCCCGAGGACATGGGGCGCATCATCGCGTCTCTGGCCTCGGGCAGATTTCCCTATACCACCGGACAGGTGATCTCGGCGGATGCCGGGATGCTGGTTCCCCGTTTCTGA
- a CDS encoding acyl-CoA dehydrogenase family protein, with protein sequence MYLTDTQHQVRDMARAFADEVIRPAAEALDHEERFPAEIYDEMAKLGLFGIGVPEDMGGPGFDTLTYAVVMEELSRGYASVADQCGLLELISSLLVRHGTPAQRRLLPDILAMKTRVAYCITEADAGTDVSGIRTTAVADGAGWRLNGGKIWIHNAPVADLGFVLARTDREAGNRGMSIFIVDLHAKGVERGPKEHKMGQRASQVGALNFDDVHLGPDALLGEAGRGFHMMMSVLDKGRVGIAALAVGIAQAGLEAAVDYAGTRKQFGKAIAEFQGVQWLLADMAKDIEAARLLVHSAASKIDHGQDATKACSMAKCFAGDMAVARTADAVQVFGGSGYIRGFEVERLYRDAKITQIYEGTNQIQRMIIARELLKKGARA encoded by the coding sequence ATGTATCTGACCGACACCCAGCATCAGGTCCGCGATATGGCCCGCGCCTTTGCCGACGAGGTGATCCGCCCCGCCGCCGAGGCGCTGGATCACGAAGAACGCTTTCCCGCAGAGATCTATGACGAGATGGCCAAGCTGGGCCTGTTCGGCATCGGCGTGCCCGAAGACATGGGCGGGCCGGGGTTTGATACCCTGACCTATGCCGTGGTGATGGAAGAGCTGAGCCGGGGCTATGCCTCGGTCGCCGATCAATGCGGATTGCTGGAACTGATCTCGTCGCTGCTGGTGCGCCATGGCACGCCGGCGCAGCGCAGGCTCTTGCCCGATATTCTGGCGATGAAGACGCGCGTGGCTTATTGCATCACCGAAGCCGACGCCGGGACCGATGTGTCGGGCATCCGCACCACCGCCGTTGCGGATGGCGCGGGCTGGCGGCTGAATGGCGGCAAGATCTGGATCCATAACGCGCCGGTGGCCGATCTTGGGTTTGTGCTGGCCCGCACCGACCGCGAGGCGGGCAATCGCGGCATGTCGATCTTCATCGTCGATCTGCACGCCAAAGGGGTGGAGCGCGGCCCGAAGGAACACAAGATGGGGCAGCGCGCCAGTCAGGTCGGGGCGCTGAATTTCGATGATGTGCATCTTGGCCCCGACGCCCTGCTGGGCGAGGCCGGGCGTGGTTTTCACATGATGATGTCGGTGCTGGACAAGGGCCGCGTCGGCATTGCCGCGCTGGCGGTCGGCATCGCGCAGGCGGGGCTGGAGGCGGCGGTGGACTATGCCGGAACCCGCAAGCAATTCGGCAAGGCGATTGCCGAGTTTCAGGGGGTGCAATGGCTGCTGGCCGATATGGCCAAGGATATCGAGGCGGCGCGGCTGCTGGTTCATTCCGCCGCCAGCAAGATCGACCATGGGCAGGATGCCACCAAGGCCTGCTCGATGGCCAAGTGTTTTGCCGGTGACATGGCGGTGGCGCGCACGGCGGATGCGGTGCAGGTGTTCGGCGGTTCCGGCTATATTCGCGGGTTCGAGGTGGAGCGGCTTTATCGCGATGCCAAGATCACCCAGATCTATGAGGGCACGAACCAGATCCAGCGCATGATCATCGCCCGCGAGCTGCTGAAAAAAGGCGCACGGGCATGA
- a CDS encoding aldo/keto reductase yields MHPDDKRKFGRTDLHVTPFGFGTAPVGNIFHEIDETTSDAMFQNAWDAGVRYFDTAPMYGHGLSELRTGQSLRWKQRDDFVLSSKVGRLLKPARRDSIDFAPWTNAAPFTMQFDYSYDGTMRSIEDSLQRMALERLDICFIHDIDVFTRGADQPEVFRQAMDGCYKALDSLRSQGVVKAIGVGVNEWEVCHAALQQRDFDCFLLAGRYTLLEQDALNDFLPLCEARGAAVVVGGGFNSGILATGAKPGAKYNYAPAPQAILDKVARIEALCRAHEVPLPAAALQFVVAHPAVPCFMAGTRTVAQLQQNLAWFSHPIPAAFWADLKAQGLLREDAPVPV; encoded by the coding sequence ATGCACCCAGATGACAAGCGCAAGTTCGGCCGCACCGACTTGCACGTGACGCCGTTCGGCTTTGGCACCGCCCCCGTGGGCAACATCTTCCACGAGATTGACGAGACCACATCGGATGCGATGTTCCAGAACGCATGGGATGCCGGGGTGCGCTATTTCGATACCGCGCCGATGTATGGGCACGGGCTGTCAGAGCTGCGCACCGGCCAAAGCCTGCGGTGGAAGCAGCGGGACGATTTCGTGCTGTCCTCCAAGGTCGGGCGGCTGCTGAAACCAGCGCGGCGCGACAGCATCGACTTTGCCCCCTGGACCAATGCCGCGCCCTTCACCATGCAGTTCGATTACAGCTATGATGGCACGATGCGTTCCATCGAAGACAGCCTGCAACGGATGGCGCTGGAGCGGCTGGACATCTGCTTCATCCATGACATCGACGTGTTCACACGCGGGGCTGATCAGCCAGAGGTGTTCCGTCAGGCCATGGACGGCTGTTACAAGGCGCTGGACAGCCTGCGCAGTCAGGGCGTGGTCAAGGCGATCGGCGTCGGCGTGAACGAATGGGAGGTCTGCCACGCAGCGCTGCAACAGCGCGATTTCGACTGTTTCCTGCTGGCAGGGCGCTACACGCTGCTGGAACAGGATGCGCTGAATGACTTCCTGCCGCTGTGCGAGGCGCGTGGCGCAGCCGTGGTTGTCGGCGGGGGGTTCAACTCCGGGATTCTGGCAACCGGGGCCAAACCGGGGGCGAAATACAATTACGCCCCTGCGCCACAGGCGATTCTGGACAAGGTGGCCCGCATCGAAGCCCTGTGCCGCGCGCATGAGGTGCCGCTGCCCGCCGCAGCCCTGCAATTCGTGGTCGCGCATCCGGCGGTGCCTTGTTTCATGGCTGGCACGCGCACGGTGGCCCAGCTGCAACAGAACCTCGCCTGGTTCAGCCACCCGATTCCCGCTGCCTTCTGGGCCGATCTAAAAGCACAGGGCCTGCTGCGCGAGGATGCGCCGGTGCCGGTCTGA
- a CDS encoding glycerate kinase type-2 family protein, whose protein sequence is MTSDDRGLLTGLFSAAVAAADPALALRAHLPAPPKGRTVVIGAGKGAAQLAAAFEQLWPGPLEGVVVTRYGYAAPCARIRVMEAAHPVPDAAGLAATAALMQAVRGLGPDDLVVALICGGGSALLPAPPDGLTLADEVALNQALLASGAPISVMNAIRKQMSQIKGGRLAAACHPARVVSLVVSDVPGDDPAQVASGPTVPDAVGRAQARAMAAAWRIALPPRVADWLAGDLGLPPLPDDPVFAGHEVRVIASARLSLEAAAAQAEAMGLPAVILSDAIEGEARDVARVHAAIAREVALRNRPFTRPVVILSGGETTVTLRARGKGGRNSEFLLAFALAAEGVPFAALAADTDGIDGSEDNAGAFADGTSAARLRAVGHDPAALLAGNDAWTAFDVLGDLFVPGPTGTNVNDFRAILIR, encoded by the coding sequence ATGACATCTGATGATCGCGGTCTGTTGACCGGGCTGTTTTCTGCCGCTGTTGCCGCCGCAGATCCGGCCCTTGCCCTGCGCGCGCATCTGCCTGCGCCTCCCAAGGGCCGCACCGTGGTGATCGGGGCGGGTAAAGGGGCGGCGCAGCTGGCGGCGGCGTTCGAGCAGCTGTGGCCGGGGCCGCTGGAGGGTGTGGTGGTGACGCGCTATGGCTATGCCGCGCCCTGCGCCCGCATCCGGGTGATGGAGGCGGCGCATCCGGTGCCGGATGCCGCCGGGCTGGCGGCGACGGCGGCGCTGATGCAGGCGGTGCGCGGGCTTGGCCCCGATGATCTGGTGGTGGCCCTGATCTGCGGCGGCGGCTCTGCCCTGTTGCCCGCCCCGCCCGATGGCCTGACGCTGGCGGATGAGGTGGCGCTGAATCAGGCGCTGCTGGCCAGCGGTGCGCCGATTTCGGTGATGAATGCGATCCGCAAGCAGATGTCGCAGATCAAGGGCGGGCGGCTGGCGGCGGCCTGCCATCCGGCGCGGGTGGTGTCGCTTGTGGTGTCGGATGTGCCCGGCGACGATCCGGCGCAGGTGGCATCCGGCCCGACCGTGCCGGATGCGGTGGGTCGGGCGCAGGCGCGGGCGATGGCGGCGGCCTGGCGCATCGCGTTGCCACCGCGCGTGGCCGATTGGCTGGCCGGTGATCTGGGCCTGCCGCCGCTGCCCGACGATCCGGTCTTTGCCGGGCATGAGGTGCGGGTCATCGCCTCGGCCCGGCTGTCGCTTGAGGCGGCGGCGGCACAGGCCGAAGCGATGGGCCTGCCTGCGGTGATCCTGTCGGATGCCATCGAGGGCGAGGCGCGCGATGTCGCACGGGTGCATGCGGCGATTGCGCGCGAGGTGGCCCTGCGCAACCGGCCCTTTACCCGCCCGGTGGTGATCCTGTCGGGGGGTGAGACGACGGTCACGCTCAGGGCCAGGGGCAAGGGGGGGCGGAACAGTGAGTTCCTGCTGGCCTTTGCGCTGGCAGCCGAAGGCGTGCCGTTTGCGGCGCTGGCGGCTGATACCGATGGCATCGACGGATCCGAGGACAATGCCGGTGCCTTTGCCGATGGCACCAGTGCCGCGCGCCTGCGGGCGGTGGGGCATGATCCGGCAGCGCTGCTGGCGGGCAATGATGCCTGGACGGCCTTTGATGTGCTGGGGGATCTGTTTGTGCCCGGCCCCACCGGCACCAATGTGAATGATTTTCGCGCAATCCTGATCCGCTAA
- a CDS encoding Dabb family protein: protein MIRHIVALRFRPEVSAARKAALYRDLAGLTGHIAGIRDFRHFANVSVETPLARGFNDMFWFDFQDSATRDRYLVDARHQEIGAALVAELEGGAEGVFVCDVELE from the coding sequence ATGATCCGCCATATCGTCGCACTTCGGTTTCGCCCGGAGGTCAGCGCCGCGCGCAAGGCCGCCCTTTACCGCGATCTGGCCGGGCTCACCGGGCATATCGCCGGGATCCGCGATTTCCGCCATTTCGCGAATGTCTCTGTTGAAACGCCGCTGGCGCGCGGATTCAACGATATGTTCTGGTTCGATTTTCAAGACAGCGCCACGCGGGATCGGTATCTTGTCGATGCACGGCATCAGGAAATCGGCGCGGCCCTTGTGGCAGAGCTGGAGGGCGGGGCCGAGGGGGTTTTTGTCTGCGATGTGGAGCTGGAATGA
- a CDS encoding enoyl-CoA hydratase/isomerase family protein, translating into MTDPRLVLTLRDGVARLVLRRPEKRNALDATMVDALLPLCREIERSAARVLIVTGEGGKSFCAGGDIAGWSALSPEAFGQHWVRDGHAAFDALARLTVPVIAVLNGQTLGGGLELAACADLRIAEAHVMIGQPEPGLGIIPGWSGTQRAVRRFGAQAVRRMALCGEVLSAEAALQLGIVDQVVPEGAGLAAAEVVAARVLARSPAATSLTKMLINAAEGEERERVLEALAGRIAAASPDLQEGLAAHRHKRPPEY; encoded by the coding sequence ATGACGGACCCGCGGCTGGTGCTGACCCTGCGCGATGGCGTGGCGCGGCTGGTGCTGCGGCGGCCGGAAAAACGCAACGCGCTGGATGCGACCATGGTTGATGCGCTACTGCCGCTGTGCCGCGAGATCGAACGTTCGGCAGCACGGGTGCTGATCGTGACCGGGGAAGGTGGCAAATCCTTCTGCGCCGGGGGTGACATTGCGGGCTGGAGCGCGCTGTCGCCCGAGGCCTTTGGGCAGCACTGGGTGCGCGATGGCCATGCCGCCTTTGACGCATTGGCGCGGTTGACGGTGCCAGTCATCGCGGTGCTGAACGGGCAGACGCTGGGCGGCGGGCTGGAACTGGCGGCCTGTGCTGATCTGCGCATCGCCGAGGCCCATGTGATGATCGGCCAGCCCGAGCCGGGTCTGGGCATCATTCCGGGTTGGTCCGGCACTCAACGCGCGGTGCGGCGGTTCGGAGCACAGGCCGTGCGCCGCATGGCGCTATGCGGCGAGGTGCTGAGCGCCGAGGCGGCGCTGCAACTGGGCATCGTGGATCAGGTGGTGCCCGAAGGCGCGGGCCTTGCCGCCGCCGAGGTGGTTGCCGCACGGGTGCTGGCGCGCAGCCCCGCCGCGACCAGCCTGACCAAGATGCTGATCAATGCCGCCGAGGGCGAAGAGCGCGAGCGGGTTCTGGAGGCGCTGGCGGGCCGGATTGCCGCCGCATCGCCCGATCTGCAAGAAGGGCTTGCGGCCCACCGGCACAAGCGCCCGCCGGAATATTGA